The following coding sequences are from one Leptolyngbya sp. NIES-3755 window:
- a CDS encoding phage tail protein (similar to AA sequence:cyanobase_aa:Npun_F1404) — MAQFSVNTERFDPYKNFKFRVKVNGQYVAGVSKVGGLKRSTEVISHREGGDASTQRHSPGQSKYDPITLERGVTHDTMFEDWANRVWNYRNAQAAPDSRTKEMGLKNFRQDIIIDVFNEAGQKAISYKVYRCWVSEYQALPELDANGNAIAIQSIQLQNEGWERDTDVNEPSEEEIKP, encoded by the coding sequence ATGGCACAGTTCTCAGTCAATACGGAACGGTTTGATCCGTATAAGAATTTTAAGTTTCGGGTGAAAGTGAATGGGCAGTATGTTGCAGGGGTGAGTAAGGTCGGTGGATTGAAGCGATCGACAGAGGTGATCAGTCATCGTGAGGGGGGAGATGCCAGTACACAGCGACATTCACCGGGACAGAGTAAGTATGATCCGATTACGTTAGAACGCGGCGTGACTCACGATACGATGTTTGAGGATTGGGCGAATCGGGTTTGGAACTATCGGAATGCTCAGGCAGCCCCGGATAGTCGGACAAAAGAAATGGGATTGAAGAACTTCCGACAAGACATCATTATTGATGTGTTTAATGAAGCGGGACAGAAAGCAATCTCGTATAAAGTTTATCGCTGTTGGGTTTCGGAGTATCAAGCATTGCCGGAACTTGATGCGAATGGAAATGCGATCGCAATTCAAAGCATTCAACTTCAGAACGAAGGATGGGAGCGCGATACGGATGTGAATGAACCCTCAGAAGAGGAGATTAAACCGTAA
- a CDS encoding hypothetical protein (similar to AA sequence:cyanobase_aa:MAE25070), producing the protein MAFFYSLSVECGTDESAASMCAKHFDGWKLPLDNLSPDTVTVTVKQDSSDENNWWVVVVPDGVSRSGVYSEEVARSMSASGHCLLDHLKTSPPFRFAVIGVEADEAIYYSDLVEELGEDPTFAERYQGLVISEEIYNRISATSMLESFAPGRFWIPYRGETYRLSVTN; encoded by the coding sequence ATGGCATTCTTTTACTCTCTCTCAGTTGAATGTGGAACGGATGAATCAGCCGCCTCAATGTGTGCAAAACATTTTGACGGTTGGAAACTTCCACTAGATAATTTATCACCTGATACGGTTACTGTGACTGTCAAGCAGGACAGCAGCGATGAGAACAATTGGTGGGTGGTGGTTGTCCCAGATGGTGTAAGCCGCAGTGGAGTGTACAGTGAAGAAGTCGCTCGATCGATGAGCGCTTCCGGTCACTGCCTTCTAGATCACCTCAAAACATCTCCTCCTTTCCGTTTCGCTGTTATTGGAGTTGAGGCAGATGAAGCAATTTACTACAGCGATTTAGTTGAGGAGCTTGGAGAAGATCCGACCTTTGCAGAACGGTATCAAGGTTTGGTGATATCAGAGGAAATTTACAACCGCATCAGCGCCACATCAATGTTGGAGTCTTTTGCACCAGGAAGATTTTGGATTCCTTACCGCGGCGAGACTTATCGTTTGTCCGTTACTAACTGA
- a CDS encoding tail sheath protein (similar to AA sequence:cyanobase_aa:PCC7424_0804): MPVTPTYPGVYIEEIPSGVRTITGVATAITAFIGQALRGAVNTPVRIQSYAEFERQFGGLWIKSPMSYMVQQYFLNGGSDALIIRVVGEGALAGTATIANIGLTAKSQGAWSSGLAASVSAVDPTIAREDGSLFNLIISRRVAPTPLQRALDSNAPPTYVELEVFRNVSWKADSSRYVKKVVDQQSALANVSTPPTAMPTMTEDKASFANGVDGETPTYGEYLGSADEQTGLFALEKADLFNLLCIAPRSLDEAVANEDSPGGLALLKIAMAYCEERRSMLLVDPPTSWNKPSDAQGGVDSLGLRSPNAVVYYPRVKLPDPAREFRLEEFPPSGIMAGIYARTDVQRGVWKAPAGIDAVLSGVSQLSYNMTDKENGILNPLGVNCLRTFPVYGNVAWGARTLKGADALASEWKYVPVRRLALFLEESLYRGTKWVVFEPNDEPLWSQIRLNIGAFMNNLFRQGAFQGSSPTEAYFVKCDKETTTQNDIDLGIVNIVVGYAPLKPAEFVILKFQQIAGKIAT; the protein is encoded by the coding sequence ATGCCCGTCACTCCGACTTATCCCGGTGTTTATATTGAGGAAATTCCAAGCGGTGTCCGAACCATAACTGGGGTTGCGACCGCGATTACAGCATTTATTGGTCAAGCGCTTCGAGGAGCCGTTAACACTCCGGTGCGAATCCAGAGCTATGCCGAGTTTGAACGGCAATTTGGGGGGCTGTGGATTAAAAGCCCAATGTCGTACATGGTGCAGCAATATTTCCTCAACGGTGGAAGTGATGCACTGATTATTCGGGTCGTTGGTGAAGGTGCACTCGCAGGAACAGCAACCATAGCCAATATTGGTCTGACGGCAAAAAGTCAAGGCGCTTGGAGTAGCGGTTTAGCAGCTTCTGTCAGTGCGGTTGATCCAACGATTGCGAGAGAAGATGGGTCTTTATTTAATCTCATCATTAGTCGAAGAGTAGCGCCAACTCCGCTGCAACGCGCTTTGGATAGTAATGCACCGCCGACTTATGTTGAACTAGAAGTGTTTCGGAACGTGTCGTGGAAAGCAGATTCTTCTCGGTACGTCAAGAAAGTGGTGGATCAACAGTCTGCGTTAGCGAATGTATCAACACCGCCTACAGCAATGCCGACAATGACTGAGGATAAGGCTAGTTTTGCGAATGGAGTCGATGGAGAAACGCCAACTTATGGAGAATATTTGGGAAGTGCAGACGAGCAGACCGGATTGTTCGCGTTAGAAAAAGCAGATTTGTTTAATTTGCTGTGTATTGCTCCTCGATCGCTGGATGAAGCAGTGGCAAACGAGGACTCTCCTGGAGGGTTGGCGCTGCTGAAAATCGCAATGGCTTACTGTGAAGAACGTCGATCGATGTTATTAGTTGATCCGCCTACCAGTTGGAACAAGCCTTCAGATGCTCAAGGTGGTGTGGATAGTTTGGGTTTGCGAAGTCCGAATGCAGTGGTTTACTATCCGCGAGTGAAGCTCCCTGATCCAGCGCGTGAGTTTCGACTAGAAGAGTTTCCGCCCTCTGGGATTATGGCGGGGATCTATGCGCGGACGGATGTTCAGCGAGGCGTGTGGAAAGCTCCAGCGGGGATTGATGCAGTGCTATCGGGTGTTAGTCAGTTGTCGTATAACATGACCGATAAAGAGAATGGCATTTTGAATCCGTTAGGAGTGAATTGTTTGAGAACATTTCCGGTGTATGGGAATGTGGCTTGGGGTGCGAGAACATTGAAGGGCGCAGATGCACTGGCTTCGGAGTGGAAGTATGTTCCGGTGCGGCGGTTGGCGTTGTTTCTGGAAGAAAGCTTGTATCGGGGTACAAAATGGGTTGTGTTTGAGCCGAATGATGAGCCGCTGTGGTCACAGATTCGATTGAATATTGGGGCGTTTATGAACAACCTGTTTCGACAAGGCGCGTTTCAGGGAAGTTCGCCTACAGAAGCTTACTTTGTCAAGTGTGATAAAGAGACTACGACACAGAATGATATTGATCTGGGGATTGTAAATATCGTGGTGGGTTATGCACCGTTGAAGCCTGCGGAGTTCGTCATTCTGAAGTTTCAGCAAATTGCTGGAAAGATTGCGACTTAA
- a CDS encoding Na+/H+ antiporter (similar to AA sequence:cyanobase_aa:LBDG_08040) — protein MMTQQVLAIATGDQGQFAQLVTVLIILLLVATIVALLSRRLRVPYITGLVLAGVAIAEFLPRKIGLDSALIINLFLPILLFEAAINTDIRRLRSTLMPILLLAGPGVLIAVGVTAIGLKFGLALPWVPALLAGVILAITDTVSVIAVFKEVAVPSRLITIVEGESLFNDGIALVLFSLILKFNATGSITVVDGLRELVFVIAGGVVVGLVLGYLGVGLYRQSEDDPLSSILLTVAIALSAFQLCQFLSVSGVVAVVIAGLMVGNLERSQSISASSRITVLSFWEYAGFGVNTFIFLLIGLELRLDTLGRTLPAVLLAVLAYQIGRLLAVYPLLALVKVFDRPIPLKWQHVLFLGNIKGSLSMALVLSLPANIPGRESLIAIVFGAVLLSLVGQAVGLPLAVQRLKLSHTSETQQWIEGLQSQLMTAKAAQDELDTLLKSGVLPKSVYEELRSSYQIKVAAAERSLRDFYNRRSEKAIEIAIRDSRFDAVRRRLLLAEKNALNDALRKRILSEEVVRSRLKAIDEQLLNVDD, from the coding sequence ATGATGACACAGCAAGTTTTGGCGATCGCGACTGGCGATCAGGGGCAGTTTGCACAGTTGGTCACGGTGCTGATCATTTTGCTGCTGGTGGCAACGATCGTGGCATTGTTGTCGAGACGGCTGCGGGTTCCGTATATTACTGGGCTAGTTTTGGCGGGAGTTGCGATCGCGGAATTTTTGCCTCGGAAAATTGGACTGGATTCAGCACTGATTATTAATTTGTTTCTGCCGATTTTGTTGTTTGAGGCGGCGATTAATACGGATATTCGACGGTTGCGGAGTACGTTGATGCCGATTTTGCTGCTGGCGGGTCCGGGAGTGCTGATTGCGGTGGGAGTAACCGCGATCGGGTTAAAGTTCGGGTTGGCATTGCCGTGGGTTCCAGCGCTGTTGGCTGGGGTAATTTTGGCGATTACGGATACGGTGTCGGTGATTGCTGTGTTTAAAGAGGTGGCGGTTCCGTCGCGGTTAATTACGATCGTGGAAGGCGAAAGTTTATTTAATGATGGAATTGCGCTCGTTCTCTTTAGTTTGATTTTGAAATTTAATGCGACTGGAAGTATTACGGTAGTTGATGGTCTGCGTGAATTGGTGTTTGTGATTGCGGGGGGAGTTGTTGTTGGATTGGTGCTGGGCTATTTGGGTGTGGGATTGTATCGACAGTCTGAAGATGACCCGCTTAGTAGCATTTTGTTGACGGTTGCGATCGCGTTGAGTGCTTTTCAGCTTTGCCAGTTTTTGAGCGTTTCGGGGGTGGTGGCAGTTGTGATTGCGGGATTGATGGTTGGGAATTTGGAGCGATCGCAGAGTATTTCTGCATCAAGCCGCATTACCGTTCTAAGTTTCTGGGAATATGCAGGATTTGGGGTGAATACCTTTATTTTCTTGCTGATTGGGTTGGAGCTTCGGTTAGATACTTTGGGACGAACTTTGCCCGCAGTATTGCTGGCAGTGTTGGCGTATCAGATTGGGAGATTGTTAGCAGTCTATCCATTGTTAGCCTTAGTAAAAGTATTCGATCGACCTATTCCATTGAAGTGGCAGCACGTTTTGTTTCTTGGAAATATCAAAGGGTCGCTATCAATGGCATTGGTGTTAAGTTTGCCAGCGAACATTCCAGGGAGAGAGTCATTGATTGCGATCGTATTTGGAGCCGTTCTTTTATCGCTAGTTGGTCAAGCAGTTGGACTACCGTTAGCTGTTCAGAGATTGAAGTTATCTCATACTTCAGAAACACAGCAATGGATTGAAGGATTGCAATCGCAGTTAATGACCGCAAAAGCAGCACAGGATGAATTGGATACTTTGTTAAAAAGTGGAGTGCTGCCGAAATCGGTCTATGAAGAACTACGATCGAGCTATCAAATTAAAGTCGCAGCAGCAGAACGATCGTTGAGAGACTTTTATAATCGTCGATCGGAAAAGGCGATCGAGATTGCGATTCGAGATTCGCGGTTTGATGCAGTTAGACGACGACTGTTGTTGGCAGAGAAGAATGCACTGAATGATGCGTTGAGAAAACGGATCTTGTCTGAGGAAGTTGTGCGATCGAGGTTAAAAGCAATTGATGAACAGTTACTTAATGTAGATGATTAG
- a CDS encoding hypothetical protein (similar to AA sequence:cyanobase_aa:PCC7424_1739) produces the protein MSNALAIAATTTTLRSLLFQGVRNELGSGSVTVRPLDKARGNNDGNQINLFLYHTAVSSAWRNMDMPHQGKTGETRPFPLGLELYYLVTAYGENDNDIQSHRLLGQAISVLHDHAILSPAEIELATRPTEADSALFSSDLHQQIERIRLVLLKLSFDEISQIWRPFQAQYRISAAYQASIVLIESGLPVKTPLPVLRRGSEDRGAIAVASLPPTLLEISPPNRKPSAELGDILVIRGDRLEGDLTVRFRSVLSDAEIEIAPLSDRTINELRVQLSEALDWMSGLYTVSVVDRAAIPGWATNDLPIALAPKVITVDPLTAPSGDVTLTLTCSPEVRSTQRISLLWGDREIPPESISPLRFRIPNAQPGNYVIRLRVDRVDSIPVNFGARPLQFAENQMVRIT, from the coding sequence ATGAGTAACGCACTCGCGATCGCGGCAACCACCACCACTTTACGATCGCTTCTCTTTCAAGGGGTTAGAAATGAGCTAGGGAGTGGGAGTGTCACGGTGCGACCGCTCGATAAAGCACGTGGCAACAATGACGGGAATCAAATTAATCTATTTCTATACCATACTGCGGTCAGCAGTGCATGGCGCAATATGGACATGCCACATCAAGGCAAAACTGGCGAAACTCGCCCATTTCCATTGGGATTGGAACTTTACTATCTCGTGACAGCCTACGGCGAAAACGACAATGATATCCAAAGTCATCGGTTGCTTGGACAGGCAATCAGTGTGTTACATGATCATGCGATCTTAAGTCCCGCAGAGATCGAACTTGCAACCCGTCCCACTGAAGCGGATAGTGCTTTGTTTAGCAGTGACTTACATCAGCAAATTGAACGAATTCGGCTTGTTCTATTGAAGCTCTCGTTTGATGAAATTTCTCAAATCTGGCGACCCTTTCAGGCACAATATCGAATTTCAGCCGCTTATCAAGCCTCGATCGTACTAATCGAAAGTGGTTTGCCCGTGAAAACTCCGCTGCCTGTGTTGCGTCGTGGCAGTGAAGATCGAGGCGCGATCGCGGTTGCTTCACTGCCACCGACCTTGTTAGAAATTAGTCCGCCTAATCGCAAACCGAGCGCAGAACTGGGAGATATTTTAGTGATTCGGGGCGATCGCTTAGAAGGAGATTTAACCGTTCGGTTTCGCAGTGTGTTGTCTGATGCTGAGATTGAAATTGCGCCTTTGAGCGATCGCACAATCAACGAACTTCGAGTGCAACTCTCTGAAGCTTTAGATTGGATGAGCGGACTTTATACGGTTTCGGTTGTCGATCGCGCTGCGATTCCAGGATGGGCAACGAATGATTTACCGATCGCATTAGCGCCTAAAGTGATAACGGTTGATCCCTTGACTGCACCGAGTGGCGATGTGACGCTAACTTTAACTTGTAGTCCAGAAGTTCGATCGACGCAGCGAATCAGCCTATTATGGGGCGATCGAGAAATTCCACCTGAATCCATCTCACCTTTAAGATTTCGCATTCCGAATGCCCAACCTGGTAACTATGTGATTCGGTTGCGCGTCGATCGAGTGGATAGCATTCCGGTGAATTTTGGAGCGCGTCCCCTTCAGTTTGCAGAGAATCAGATGGTAAGGATCACATGA
- a CDS encoding hypothetical protein (similar to AA sequence:cyanobase_aa:PCC7424_1735), translating to MRHTVLSSHQRFDTFSHSPTSLQRVCTYPTSVATQQSGTEVKPAQGSSFDHDFSQTPVAEVTKARRNETGMPDRLKSGLESLSGMDLSDVRVHYNSSKPAAVDAFAYAQGNDIFLAPGQEKHLPHEGWHVIQQRQKRVRPTLYSRGVAINDDLTLEVEADRMGSQAEHTQLARIPVMSQPSASGTSNSIQRVWIYRGMQADVANGVIPLLGNNSGSQLGVRTIDVPNAANNVVQPATGGMSTSSTGQVPSHTVSSLYTNGSHNQTGQNVQTFRWKWMINTVNLPNTLTTRNDHGNHVLIEPAAAMSLAAFRTAVQGTQPNWQRIGPP from the coding sequence ATGAGACACACTGTATTGAGTTCTCACCAACGTTTTGACACGTTTTCTCACTCTCCAACATCGCTCCAGCGCGTCTGTACCTATCCAACTTCTGTAGCCACCCAGCAATCGGGCACAGAAGTTAAACCTGCTCAGGGGTCTAGCTTTGACCATGATTTTAGTCAGACACCTGTCGCTGAAGTCACAAAAGCAAGGCGCAACGAGACTGGAATGCCTGATCGTCTAAAATCAGGTCTGGAAAGTCTGTCTGGTATGGATTTATCCGATGTTCGAGTACACTATAATTCCTCAAAACCTGCCGCTGTAGACGCATTTGCTTACGCACAAGGTAATGACATCTTTCTGGCACCCGGACAGGAAAAGCACTTACCCCACGAAGGATGGCACGTCATCCAACAGCGTCAGAAAAGAGTACGACCTACACTGTATAGCCGTGGTGTTGCTATAAATGATGACTTGACTCTAGAAGTAGAAGCGGACAGAATGGGGAGTCAAGCTGAGCACACTCAACTTGCTCGTATACCAGTGATGTCCCAACCATCAGCATCAGGAACTTCCAACTCTATCCAGAGAGTGTGGATATACCGTGGAATGCAAGCGGATGTCGCCAATGGTGTAATCCCTCTACTGGGAAATAATTCTGGATCTCAGCTTGGAGTTCGTACTATTGACGTTCCTAATGCAGCTAATAATGTGGTGCAACCAGCTACTGGCGGCATGTCAACTTCTAGCACTGGTCAAGTCCCATCCCATACAGTAAGTTCTTTATACACTAATGGTTCGCACAACCAAACTGGCCAAAATGTGCAGACATTTCGATGGAAGTGGATGATCAATACTGTCAACCTGCCCAATACACTAACTACGCGAAACGATCACGGTAATCATGTGCTGATTGAACCCGCAGCAGCGATGTCCCTGGCTGCTTTTCGTACTGCGGTTCAAGGAACTCAGCCAAACTGGCAACGCATTGGTCCGCCTTAG
- a CDS encoding 50S ribosomal protein L28 (similar to AA sequence:cyanobase_aa:LBDG_47470), producing the protein MARRCQLTGKKANNAMAVSHSHRRTKKLQEVNLQVKRIWWEGGKRFVKLRLSTKAIKTLEHKSLEAFAKEAGIDLSRL; encoded by the coding sequence ATGGCACGTCGATGTCAACTCACTGGCAAAAAAGCCAATAACGCGATGGCAGTGTCCCACTCGCACCGCCGCACCAAGAAACTCCAGGAAGTCAACCTCCAAGTCAAGCGCATTTGGTGGGAAGGCGGCAAACGCTTTGTCAAACTGCGTCTCTCCACCAAAGCAATCAAAACTTTAGAGCACAAGAGCCTCGAAGCTTTTGCAAAAGAAGCAGGCATCGATCTCAGCCGCCTCTAA
- a CDS encoding acetylornithine and succinylornithine aminotransferase (similar to AA sequence:cyanobase_aa:Cyan7425_0637), whose protein sequence is MSPETLVKSPTPAPFSTAEFDEYVMTTYARFPLTLVRGSGSRVWDAQGREYLDFVAGIATCTLGHAHPAMIAAVTEQAQTLVHVSNLYYNEPQGELAKWLVEHSCADRAFFCNSGAEANEAAIKLARKYAHTVRNISNPVIITANASFHGRTLATITATGQPKYQQNFNPLVPGFHYVPYNDIEALKSAIDTLDQSEPQVAAIMLEGLQGEGGVRPGDLAYFQAVRQLCDEKGILLIMDEVQVGMGRSGKLWGYENLGIEPDIFTSAKGLGGGVPIGAMLCKSHCNVFAPGDHASTFGGNPFACAVALAVCHTIEHENLLAHVQTRGEQLRSGLTQIAHKFPTLISEVRGWGLINGLELSADSNFTAADIVKVAIQEGVLLVPAGPKVVRFVPPLIVTAEEIDRALAAIDRALTVLS, encoded by the coding sequence GTGAGTCCAGAAACCCTTGTAAAATCCCCCACTCCCGCCCCTTTTTCCACCGCAGAATTTGACGAATATGTGATGACCACGTATGCCCGCTTCCCGTTAACTTTAGTTCGCGGCTCTGGCTCTCGCGTGTGGGACGCCCAAGGGCGAGAATATCTGGATTTCGTCGCCGGAATCGCCACCTGCACCCTCGGTCACGCCCACCCTGCGATGATTGCCGCTGTCACCGAGCAAGCCCAAACCCTCGTCCACGTTTCCAACCTCTACTACAACGAACCCCAAGGCGAACTCGCAAAATGGCTCGTCGAGCATTCTTGTGCCGATCGCGCTTTCTTCTGTAACTCCGGAGCCGAAGCCAACGAAGCCGCCATCAAACTCGCCCGCAAATACGCCCACACCGTCCGCAACATCTCCAACCCCGTAATTATCACGGCAAATGCCAGCTTCCACGGACGAACCCTCGCAACCATCACCGCCACCGGACAGCCCAAATACCAGCAAAACTTCAATCCTCTCGTCCCTGGCTTCCACTACGTCCCTTACAACGACATCGAAGCCTTGAAGAGTGCGATCGACACCCTCGACCAATCCGAACCTCAAGTCGCCGCCATCATGCTCGAAGGCTTACAAGGCGAAGGCGGTGTCCGTCCCGGTGATCTCGCTTACTTCCAAGCCGTCCGTCAACTCTGCGACGAAAAAGGCATTCTCCTAATCATGGACGAAGTACAAGTCGGCATGGGACGCAGTGGCAAACTCTGGGGTTATGAAAATCTTGGCATCGAACCTGATATCTTTACCTCTGCAAAAGGTTTAGGTGGTGGTGTCCCGATCGGGGCGATGCTCTGCAAATCCCACTGCAACGTATTCGCCCCTGGAGATCACGCCAGCACCTTTGGCGGAAATCCATTCGCCTGTGCGGTCGCACTCGCAGTCTGCCACACGATCGAGCATGAAAATCTCCTCGCTCACGTCCAAACTCGTGGTGAACAACTCCGCTCCGGTCTCACCCAAATCGCCCACAAATTCCCCACGCTCATCTCAGAAGTTCGTGGTTGGGGACTGATCAACGGTCTAGAACTCAGTGCAGACAGCAACTTCACTGCCGCCGATATCGTCAAAGTCGCGATTCAAGAAGGCGTTCTACTCGTTCCAGCAGGTCCCAAAGTCGTCCGCTTTGTGCCGCCATTAATCGTCACCGCTGAAGAAATCGATCGTGCCCTTGCCGCTATTGATCGTGCTCTCACCGTTCTGAGCTAA
- a CDS encoding AAA ATPase central domain protein (similar to AA sequence:cyanobase_aa:PCC7424_1734): MTWQEANSHYLSVAIYWLRLRLQRMIPDTTITEDELAEAETRMFDAEAIEPPPALITLSSILGLTRFEQLILLLCVAMELDTQIASFCAKVQDDPARCYPTYALVLSLFDHPVWDVVSPERPLRSWRLIEIHQSGVQPLTVSAIKADERIVNYAKGLNYLDDRLNSLLAPLDTDQALAPSQHRVVNAIVEQLEANWDALPKIQLLGSDRSSKQSIAFAVVEQFEIPLYRMRVELLPTHASELETLIRLWQRELQLFPIAVYLDGQAIENNAAAALKIFLESTQGLFFLDMREQTSSFDQPSLSFEVEKPTSIEQWQIWQEFLGQSKHAAWLAGQFNLNLTEIQQAANTTQFDRLWESCLMRTRPRLDALAQRLETKATWDEIVLPQSETNLLRQITTQVRHRSTVYDEWGFRDRMNRGLGVTALFAGESGTGKTMAAEVIANELKLNLYRIDLSAVVSKYIGETEKNLRKLFDAAEDGGAILFFDEADALFGKRSEVKDSHDRYANIETNYLLQRIEAYRGLAILATNLKSSLDQAFMRRLRFVINFPFPSISDRQRLWEKVFPPQIPKAKDLDYAWLARLPLTGGSIMNIALNSAFEAAASGERQITMPLVLAAARSEFRKLDRPVNEVDFVWKTLEIKQMAHSTDGGLKE; encoded by the coding sequence ATGACTTGGCAAGAAGCAAACTCTCACTACTTGTCGGTTGCAATCTACTGGTTGCGGCTTAGGCTTCAGCGCATGATTCCAGACACAACCATAACAGAGGATGAACTTGCTGAAGCTGAAACGAGAATGTTTGATGCCGAAGCGATCGAGCCACCGCCTGCACTGATCACATTGAGTTCAATTTTAGGATTAACTCGGTTTGAACAGTTGATCCTATTGCTCTGTGTTGCAATGGAACTCGATACCCAGATTGCAAGTTTCTGTGCCAAAGTCCAAGATGACCCGGCTCGATGCTATCCAACTTATGCCCTTGTATTATCTCTGTTTGATCATCCAGTTTGGGATGTTGTTTCCCCAGAACGACCGCTACGATCGTGGCGATTGATCGAAATTCATCAGTCAGGAGTGCAACCGCTCACCGTCAGCGCAATCAAGGCGGATGAGCGGATTGTGAACTATGCGAAGGGGTTGAACTATTTAGACGATCGATTAAATTCGCTGCTGGCTCCACTCGATACGGATCAAGCTTTGGCTCCCTCTCAACACCGAGTCGTGAATGCGATCGTGGAACAACTCGAAGCCAATTGGGATGCTCTACCGAAAATTCAATTACTAGGCAGCGATCGATCAAGTAAACAATCGATCGCTTTTGCGGTTGTGGAGCAGTTTGAAATTCCGCTGTACCGAATGCGCGTAGAACTCTTACCCACTCATGCTTCTGAGCTAGAAACGCTGATTCGTTTATGGCAGCGAGAACTTCAGCTATTTCCGATCGCAGTTTATCTCGACGGGCAAGCGATCGAGAACAATGCCGCAGCAGCCCTCAAAATCTTTCTAGAGAGCACTCAAGGCTTATTCTTTCTGGATATGCGAGAGCAAACAAGCTCATTCGATCAGCCGTCCTTGTCGTTTGAAGTGGAGAAGCCGACCTCGATCGAGCAATGGCAAATTTGGCAAGAATTTCTAGGACAATCTAAACATGCAGCTTGGTTGGCAGGACAATTTAACTTGAATTTAACTGAGATTCAACAAGCTGCAAATACGACTCAGTTCGATCGACTTTGGGAATCGTGCCTGATGCGAACTCGTCCCCGTTTAGATGCCTTAGCTCAAAGATTAGAGACAAAGGCGACTTGGGATGAGATTGTATTGCCCCAGTCAGAAACGAATCTATTGCGTCAGATTACAACTCAGGTGAGGCATCGAAGTACTGTGTATGACGAGTGGGGATTTCGCGATCGTATGAATCGAGGATTGGGAGTGACTGCGCTATTTGCAGGCGAAAGCGGCACAGGGAAAACAATGGCAGCAGAAGTCATTGCTAATGAACTGAAGTTGAATTTGTATCGGATTGATCTCTCTGCCGTTGTAAGCAAGTATATTGGTGAAACTGAAAAGAATCTTCGTAAACTGTTTGATGCTGCCGAAGATGGAGGTGCAATTCTGTTTTTTGATGAGGCGGATGCGTTGTTTGGTAAACGCAGTGAAGTGAAAGATTCGCACGATCGATACGCCAACATTGAGACGAACTATCTACTTCAACGGATTGAAGCGTATCGCGGTTTAGCCATTCTCGCCACAAATTTGAAGAGTTCACTGGATCAAGCGTTTATGAGGCGGTTGCGATTTGTGATTAACTTTCCATTTCCATCGATTAGCGATCGACAAAGATTGTGGGAGAAAGTGTTTCCGCCACAAATTCCAAAAGCTAAAGATCTTGATTATGCTTGGTTAGCTCGTTTACCATTGACAGGAGGGAGTATCATGAATATTGCCTTGAATTCAGCGTTTGAGGCGGCAGCGAGTGGGGAGCGACAGATCACGATGCCGTTAGTGTTAGCAGCGGCGCGATCGGAATTTCGGAAGCTCGATCGACCTGTGAACGAAGTTGATTTTGTCTGGAAAACACTGGAAATTAAACAAATGGCTCACTCTACTGATGGAGGACTGAAAGAATGA
- a CDS encoding unknown protein (similar to AA sequence:cyanobase_aa:alr3142) translates to MNPVKAAAWNFWYTLSNAETLAVYRFAIAKTWELLKRAVQLVLLLFLFATTIAVWLWSVSFQGGRSLRVWLETKNPTLPEVLTAAKNLFSQTFRSIWNWMQSQIKQQFGIEIKLPAIPEFQQLDPIQSGGSAIVTEPSKK, encoded by the coding sequence ATGAATCCGGTTAAAGCTGCCGCCTGGAATTTTTGGTATACCTTATCAAATGCAGAAACACTCGCAGTCTACCGATTTGCGATCGCAAAAACCTGGGAATTGCTCAAACGTGCCGTACAGTTAGTGCTCTTACTATTTCTATTCGCAACTACGATCGCAGTTTGGTTATGGTCAGTCAGCTTCCAGGGTGGTCGATCGCTTAGAGTCTGGCTCGAAACAAAGAATCCAACTCTACCAGAAGTTCTCACTGCTGCAAAAAATCTATTCTCACAAACGTTCCGCTCGATTTGGAACTGGATGCAATCTCAGATCAAGCAACAGTTCGGGATCGAGATCAAACTTCCCGCCATACCAGAGTTTCAGCAATTAGATCCGATACAAAGCGGGGGTTCTGCAATTGTTACAGAACCTAGCAAGAAGTAG